In the Brassica napus cultivar Da-Ae chromosome A7, Da-Ae, whole genome shotgun sequence genome, one interval contains:
- the LOC106356651 gene encoding vesicle transport v-SNARE 11, producing the protein MSEVFNGYERQYCDLSATLSKKCSSALSLDGEQKKQKLSEIKSGLEIAEALIRKMDLEARSLPPGVKSSLLVKLREFKSDLNNFKTEVKRITSANSNAAARDQLLEADTKTASADQRARLMMSTERLGRTTDRLKDGRRTMMETEEIGVSILQDLHGQRQSLLRAGDTLSGVDENVGKSKKILTGMTTRMNRNKWTIGAIIAALVVAIIIILYFKLTK; encoded by the exons ATGAGTGAGGTGTTTAACGGATACGAGCGCCAATACTGCGACCTCTCTGCCACTCTTTCCAAGAAATGTTCCTCTGCTCTTTCCCTTGACGGAG AACAAAAGAAGCAGAAGCTCTCCGAAATCAAATCCGGCCTTGAAATTGCAGAAGCATTG ATTAGGAAAATGGATCTTGAGGCGAGGAGCCTCCCACCCGGTGTTAAGTCCAGCCTCCTCGTCAAATTAAGAGAGTTCAAGTCTGATCTTAACAACTTCAAAACAGAAGTGAAGAGAATCACGTCTGCAAACTCGAACGCTGCTGCTCGGGACCAGTTGCTTGAAGCTGACACTAAAACG GCTTCAGCTGATCAAAGAGCAAGGCTGATGATGTCGACAGAACGTTTGGGTCGAACCACAGACAGACTCAAGGACGGTCGTAGAACAATGATGGAGACTGAAGAGATTGGCGTTTCAATCCTCCAAGACTTGCACGGTCAGAGGCAATCTCTCCTACGTGCTGGAGACACG CTTAGTGGAGTAGACGAGAATGTTGGAAAGAGCAAGAAGATCTTGACAGGCATGACGACGAGGATGAATAGGAACAAATGGACCATTGGAGCTATTATCGCCGCTTTGGTCGTCGCCATTATCATCATCTTGTACTTCAAGCTCACCAAGTAA
- the LOC106352670 gene encoding ARF guanine-nucleotide exchange factor GNL1, whose protein sequence is MEHHPSGSNSFHGGEFKSCHSKPSKVAVASMINSEIGAVLAVMRRNVRWGVRYIGDDDDQLEHSLIHSLKELRKQIFLWQTNWQNVDPKLYIQPFLDVILSDETGAPITGVALSSVYKILTLDVFTLDTVNVGEAMHIIVDAVKSCRFEVTDPASEEVVLMKILQVLLACIKSKAANGLSNQDIFTIINICLRVVHQSTSKSELLQRLARHTMHELVRCIFSQLPYISPLANETELNVGDKVGTVDWDQKSGESKVENGIIDSVSVTLGTDKDPRSSEMVTPETELNNDEKETEVSDDLNVAANGESAMLAPFGIPCMVEIFHFLCTLLNVGESGEVNSRSNPIAFDEDVPLFALGLVNSAIELGGSSFREHPKLLSLIQDELFCNLMQFGMSMSPLVLTTVCSIVLNLYLSFRTELKVQLEAFFSCVLLRIAQSKHGSSYQQQEVAMEALVDFCRQHNFMAEVFANFDCDITCSNVFEDVSNLLSKSAFPVNGPLSAMHILALDGLISMVQGMAERVGEELPASDVPTHEEGYEAFWTVRCENYGDPNIWVPFVRKSKHIKKRLMVGADHFNNDPKKGLQQLQALHLLPEELDPKSVACFFRYTCGLDKNLIGDFLGNHDQFCVQVLHEFAKTFDFQNMNLDNALRLFVGTFRLPGESQKIQRVLEAFSERYYEQSPQILIDKDAALLLSYSIILLNTDHHNTQVKKKMTEEDFIRNNRCINGGADLPREYLSELYHSICDSEIQMIPDQGTGFQMMTSSRWISVIYKSKETSPYIICDSTSHLDRDMFHIVYGPTIAATSVVFEQAEQEYVLQRCVDGLLAIAKLSAYYHLNRVLDDLVVSLCKFTPFFASLSVDEAVLALGEDARARMATEAVFLIANKYGDYISSGWKSILECVLSLHKLQILPAHIASDAADDPEPSTSNTEQERPLENPVSVVVSQAQPSAAPRKSSSFIGRFSQLLSFDMEETEPLPTEEELAAYKLARGIVKDCHIDSIFSDSKFLQAESLQQLVSSLIKAAAKDEASAVFCLELLIAVTLNNRDRILLIWQTVYEHISGIVQSTTTPCPLVEKAVFGVLKICQRLLPYKENLTDELLKSLQLVLKLDARVADAYCEPITQEVARLVKANASHVRSHVGWRTIISLLSITARHPEASDAGFEALRFIMSEGAHLLPSNYILCLDAARQFAESRVGEIDRSISAIDLMSNSVFCLARWSQEAKKSVGEDEAMMKLSQDIGEMWLRLVNNLKRVCLDQRDQVRNHAILMLQRSVAGADGIMLPQPLWFQCFDSAIFPLLDELLAVSVENSRKTFKKTVEETLVVATKLMSKAFLQSLQDISQQPSFCRLWLGVLERMETYMSTKFRGKRSEKVHELIPELLKNTLLVMKTTGVLLPGDDIGSDSFWQLTWLHVKKISPSLQSEVFPQEELDQFQRRNAKPEDTPPAVVVE, encoded by the exons ATGGAGCATCATCCTTCGGGAAGCAACTCGTTCCATGGAGGAGAGTTCAAGAGTTGTCACTCCAAACCGTCCAAGGTGGCTGTGGCGTCCATGATCAATTCCGAGATTGGCGCAGTTTTGGCTGTGATGAGGAGGAATGTACGGTGGGGTGTTCGCTACattggagatgatgatgatcagtTGGAGCATTCTCTTATCCATTCTTTGAAAGAATTGCGTAAACAGATATTTTTGTGGCAAACCAATTGGCAAAACGTTGACCCAAAGCTGTACATACAGCCGTTTCTTGATGTTATACTATCTGATGAAACTGGGGCTCCCATCACTGGCGTTGCTTTGTCCTCTGTCTACAAGATCTTAACCCTTGACGTCTTTACACTTGATACCGTGAATGTGGGAGAGGCGATGCATATCATAGTTGATGCTGTGAAAAGCTGCCGTTTCGAGGTAACTGATCCTGCCTCTGAGGAAGTGGTTCTGATGAAGATACTTCAAGTTCTTCTGGCTTGTATAAAGAGTAAGGCAGCTAATGGGTTGAGTAATCAAGATATTTTCACCATCATCAACATTTGCTTGCGTGTTGTTCATCAATCAACCTCCAAAAGTGAATTGTTGCAGCGTCTAGCGCGACACACTATGCATGAGTTGGTTAGGTGTATCTTCTCTCAGCTTCCTTATATCAGCCCGCTAGCTAATGAAACCGAATTAAATGTCGGTGATAAG GTGGGAACAGTGGACTGGGATCAGAAATCTGGAGAAAGCAAAGTTGAAAATGGAATTATTGATAGCGTATCTGTTACTCTCGGCACTGACAAAGATCCTCGAAGTTCTGAGATGGTTACTCCAGAAACAGAGCTTAATAATGATGAAAAGGAAACTGAGGTCAGCGATGACTTGAATGTTGCTGCGAATGGTGAAAGTGCAATGTTGGCACCTTTTGGCATTCCATGCATGGTAGAGATTTTTCATTTCTTGTGTACTCTGTTGAATGTTGGAGAAAGCGGTGAAGTCAATTCTAGGTCCAACCCTATAGCATTTGATGAAGACGTTCCTCTTTTCGCGCTGGGTTTAGTTAATTCCGCTATAGAACTTGGAGGCTCTTCTTTCCGTGAGCACCCAAAGTTGCTGAGTTTGATTCAGGATGAGTTATTCTGTAACTTGATGCAGTTTGGTATGTCAATGAGCCCTCTGGTTCTTACTACAGTTTGCAGCATCGTCCTTAATCTCTACCTGAGTTTCCGTACTGAGCTTAAGGTGCAGCTTGAAGCTTTCTTCTCATGTGTACTTCTGAGAATTGCACAGAGCAAACATGGCTCTTCTTACCAGCAACAGGAGGTTGCTATGGAAGCTCTGGTTGATTTTTGCAGACAACATAATTTCATGGCTGAAGTGTTTGCGAATTTTGATTGTGATATAACCTGCAGTAATGTGTTCGAAGATGTTTCAAACTTGCTATCGAAGAGTGCATTCCCAGTGAATGGGCCTTTATCAGCTATGCATATACTTGCGTTGGATGGGTTAATTTCCATGGTTCAGGGAATGGCTGAAAGGGTTGGTGAGGAATTGCCGGCGTCAGATGTTCCTACACACGAAGAAGGATATGAAGCATTTTGGACAGTGAGATGTGAGAACTACGGAGATCCTAACATATGGGTTCCCTTTGTCCGTAAGTCAAAGCACATCAAGAAAAGGCTGATGGTTGGGGCTGATCATTTTAACAATGATCCTAAAAAGGGTCTGCAACAACTCCAAGCGTTGCACTTGCTGCCGGAGGAACTTGATCCAAAGAGTGTTGCGTGCTTCTTCAGGTATACATGTGGGTTAGATAAGAATCTTATAGGAGATTTCCTGGGAAATCATGACCAGTTCTGTGTTCAGGTGCTTCATGAGTTTGCCAAGACGTTCGACTTCCAGAACATGAATCTTGATAATGCCCTGCGTCTCTTTGTGGGTACATTTAGATTGCCTGGCGAGTCGCAGAAGATACAGAGGGTGCTTGAGGCGTTTTCTGAGAGATACTATGAGCAGTCACCACAGATACTGATTGATAAAGATGCTGCCCTCTTGTTATCTTACTCGATTATCTTGCTGAACACAGATCACCACAACACGCAAGTTAAGAAAAAGATGACTGAAGAAGATTTCATCCGTAACAACAGGTGCATAAACGGAGGCGCAGATCTTCCTAGGGAGTACCTATCTGAGCTGTATCATTCAATCTGCGACAGTGAGATTCAGATGATCCCAGATCAGGGAACCGGTTTCCAAATGATGACATCCAGTCGGTGGATTAGTGTGATTTACAAGTCCAAAGAAACCAGTCCCTATATCATATGTGACAGCACATCGCATCTGGACCGTGACATGTTTCATATCGTGTATGGTCCAACTATTGCAGCTACATCAGTGGTTTTTGAGCAAGCAGAGCAAGAATATGTTTTACAGAGATGTGTTGATGGGTTATTGGCCATTGCAAAACTTTCAGCGTACTATCATTTGAATAGGGTATTGGATGATCTGGTTGTGTCTCTCTGCAAATTCACGCCATTCTTCGCTTCATTATCTGTTGATGAAGCTGTTCTTGCTCTAGGAGAAGATGCCAGAGCTAGAATGGCTACTGAAGCTGTTTTCTTGATTGCAAACAAATATGGTGATTATATCAGCTCGGGCTGGAAAAGCATCCTGGAATGTGTCTTGAGCCTCCACAAACTCCAGATCTTACCAGCTCATATAGCTAGTGATGCAGCGGATGACCCGGAGCCATCAACTAGTAACACAGAGCAAGAAAGACCTTTAGAAAATCCCGTGTCAGTAGTAGTATCACAGGCACAACCCTCAGCAGCGCCTAGAAAATCCTCTAGCTTTATTGGTCGGTTTAGCCAGCTTTTGTCTTTTGACATGGAAGAGACAGAACCATTACCAACTGAGGAAGAACTGGCAGCTTATAAACTCGCTCGTGGGATAGTGAAAGATTGTCACATTGATAGCATATTCTCAGACAGCAAGTTTCTCCAAGCTGAGTCTCTGCAGCAGCTTGTTAGCTCTCTCATAAAAGCAGCCGCGAAAGATGAAGCTAGTGCGGTCTTTTGCCTTGAGCTTCTGATTGCAGTAACTCTGAACAACCGAGACAGAATCCTACTGATCTGGCAAACTGTTTATGAGCACATCTCGGGTATTGTTCAGTCAACGACAACACCTTGTCCGCTTGTTGAAAAGGCTGTTTTCGGTGTCTTGAAGATTTGTCAGAGATTATTGCCTTACAAGGAGAACCTAACAGACGAACTTCTGAAGTCACTCCAACTTGTTCTCAAGCTTGATGCAAGAGTGGCTGATGCGTACTGCGAACCCATTACTCAAGAAGTTGCTCGTCTTGTAAAAGCGAATGCATCTCACGTAAGATCTCATGTTGGTTGGCGAACAATCATATCTCTGTTATCAATCACAGCTCGGCATCCAGAAGCTTCTGATGCTGGATTCGAAGCTCTCCGGTTTATAATGTCAGAAGGAGCTCACTTACTACCATCAAACTACATTCTCTGTTTAGATGCAGCTAGACAGTTTGCTGAATCCCGAGTCGGCGAAATCGATAGGTCTATATCAGCCATCGACTTAATGTCAAACTCTGTGTTCTGTCTTGCGAGGTGGTCTCAAGAGGCGAAAAAATCGGTGGGAGAAGATGAAGCTATGATGAAACTAAGCCAAGATATTGGAGAAATGTGGCTCAGGCTTGTGAACAACCTCAAAAGAGTTTGTCTTGATCAGCGCGACCAAGTGAGAAACCACGCCATCTTGATGCTGCAGAGATCTGTAGCCGGTGCAGACGGGATCATGTTACCGCAACCTCTATGGTTCCAGTGCTTCGACTCCGCAATCTTCCCATTGCTAGACGAATTGCTCGCTGTTTCAGTCGAGAATTCAAGAAAGACATTCAAGAAAACGGTTGAAGAAACGCTTGTGGTCGCCACAAAGCTCATGTCAAAGGCTTTTCTTCAATCTCTCCAAGACATCTCGCAGCAACCATCGTTCTGCAGACTCTGGCTTGGTGTATTGGAGCGTATGGAGACTTACATGTCGACCAAGTTCAGAGGAAAACGAAGCGAGAAAGTCCATGAACTCATACCGGAACTGCTGAAGAACACGTTGCTGGTGATGAAGACAACGGGTGTTCTATTACCAGGTGATGATATCGGAAGTGATAGTTTCTGGCAACTTACTTGGCTTCATGTTAAGAAGATATCTCCTTCTTTGCAATCTGAAGTGTTCCCTCAGGAAGAGCTCGATCAGTTTCAGAGACGAAACGCAAAGCCTGAAGATACTCCACCTGCGGTGGTGGTGGAGTAG
- the LOC106362555 gene encoding uncharacterized protein LOC106362555, with translation MEDLLLPPRMFAAGEEPLGERVNTYHKIKRTELLIKALEPEELVFLRNSTFGKILAIEENPPFSGAFGQYVVVRLLKVNKKYEVWFIFSGNPVRMSLREFAIVTGLNCRKIPEPTKKRKNPLKEKLYWNELLGSLKFCTVDTAIDMLKNKVVKSKEARIKFACLAITSSILFPSSHTPRISPEHVELIRDLDDFLAFPWGRAAYHTLATSLISKDEIALSQASVAIRGYVDAIQLVFLAAIPQLKEEITQSERTVIVDSESESDNPDEESALEVDNAVPLAEPSEATKYCLIPGHAKSIDIECQVTVKSIIDEPYEEWSAGLDFSWVDESEDLAVDNLVRLIGEGYSFRKEMFKGGLNASDLSRLRGVKKLKEKEPTEKNDKDHAAEATDVEGADSQTHILIANLVASQLLDKSRSPASELRDEISSLEKRIYQALDAKIGKIASSTIHSQQFASLQTTIAVFLQDIDKKIGDALVGQMKIMQASILNSVNELINQTITSRRVSVEHTVPALSPELLTQQASTAPPVNEKPPAAPETRTPYEDADIRISEVLRDLNIGPDHSLPANTVDNLDAELDTANGASLQTSNAAESQLPADHRVLQVQDLVSANDTPEQGVSSFVAENPVSEDPEDKEMHIPFYLHDMPSFSLGLSQEDVPGADETPNPINYVSPPKAHEEEAPELRKSKRSRIIPAGLQDYKCDPKVNAGHCLLPDIDHRFTLMEQKVMKESSIILPNGYSMSSAEFLDIAYRNTILPTGVVDALIGFVSRGPAVGPNVVIYDTTLPVALMNHHNRFVKTAVKDRPKLKFADVPLEKHLEKSLERLYFPFNMDKQHWVGVCIDTKASTLHVLDCNTSFRSDNSLKKELNPIATLLPYFLKQFGFSGTNAGFKAFTVSRCKGIPQVTTQTESGVMTVLLIQAHAGDGIGACKAITQRLLPDAAKQLAVKFFDAISI, from the exons ATGGAAGATCTGTTGCTTCCTCCTAGAATGTTCGCCGCCGGCGAAGAACCACTTGGTGAGCGCGTCAACACGTATCACAAGATAAAGAGGACCGAGTTACTAATCAAGGCTCTTGAACCGGAAGAGTTAGTGTTTCTGAGAAATTCTACGTTTGGCAAGATTCTGGCGATAGAGGAGAACCCTCCGTTTTCGGGTGCATTTGGCCAATACGTCGTTGTCAGACTTCTgaaagtaaacaaaaaataCGAGGTTTGGTTCATCTTCTCCGGAAACCCAGTCAGAATGTCACTCCGGGAGTTCGCTATCGTCACCGGATTAAACTGTCGGAAAATTCCAGAACcaacaaagaagagaaaaaatccTCTGAAAGAGAAGCTTTACTGGAACGAACTCCTTGGCTCGTTAAAGTTCTGCACTGTTGACACAGCCATCGACATGCTCAAGAATAAGGTTGTGAAGAGCAAAGAGGCGCGCATCAAGTTTGCTTGCCTTGCAATTACGTCGTCGATTCTATTCCCGTCCTCTCACACACCCCGCATCAGCCCTGAGCACGTCGAACTGATTCGAGATTTAGACGACTTCCTCGCATTCCCGTGGGGCAGAGCCGCATACCACACGCTTGCTACCTCTCTTATTTCAAAAGATGAAATAGCATTATCGCAGGCGTCTGTTGCGATCCGCGGTTACGTTGATGCTATTCAACTAGTTTTTCTTGCCGCCATCCCTCAGTTGAAGGAAGAAATCACACAGTCTGAGCGCACTGTTATTGTGGATTCCGAAAGCGAGAGCGACAACCCGGACGAGGAGTCAGCGTTAGAGGTTGACAACGCGGTGCCGCTAGCAGAACCTTCAGAGGCGACCAAGTATTGTCTTATCCCCGGGCATGCTAAGAGCATAGACATCGAGTGTCAG GTCACTGTTAAGTCTATCATAGATGAGCCGTACGAAGAATGGTCTGCTGGTTTAGATTTCTCGTGGGTCGATGAGTCCGAAGATCTCGCTGTAGATAACCTAGTTCGACTGATTGGTGAGGGTTATTCATTTCGTAAGGAAATGTTCAAAGGTGGTCTTAACGCAAGTGATCTGTCGCGTCTGCGGGGAGTGAAGAAACTCAAGGAGAAAGAACCGACGGAAAAAAACGACAAGGATCACGCCGCGGAGGCGACAGATGTGGAGGGTGCTGACTCTCAAACCCACATTTTAATAGCTAATTTGGTTGCGTCTCAGCTACTTGACAAGTCCAGATCTCCCGCCTCTGAGTTACGTGATGAAATCAGCTCACTGGAGAAGCGTATTTATCAAGCACTGGACGCCAAGATAGGGAAAATTGCCTCTTCAACTATTCATTCACAGCAGTTCGCTAGCCTTCAGACCACAATCGCTGTATTCCTACAGGACATTGATAAGAAGATTGGCGATGCTCTTGTTGGTCAAATGAAGATCATGCAAGCTTCGATACTGAACAGTGTAAATGAACTCATTAACCAGACCATTACAAGCCGCCGTGTTTCTGTGGAGCATACAGTTCCCGCTCTGTCTCCTGAGTTGCTTACACAGCAAGCCTCCACTGCCCCCCCTGTCAACGAAAAACCTCCAGCCGCGCCCGAGACTCGCACCCCATACGAAGATGCTGATATTCGCATCAGCGAGGTGCTGCGTGATCTGAACATAGGACCCGACCATTCTCTCCCTGCAAACACAGTTGATAATCTCGATGCTGAGCTG GACACCGCCAACGGAGCGTCGTTGCAAACCTCAAATGCGGCTGAGTCTCAGCTCCCGGCCGACCACAGAGTTTTGCAAGTACAGGATTTAGTTTCAGCCAACGACACCCCTGAACAG GGAGTTTCATCTTTCGTTGCTGAGAATCCTGTCTCAGAAGATCCTGAAGATAAGGAG ATGCATATACCTTTTTATCTACACGATATGCCGTCTTTCTCACTCGGGCTCTCGCAGGAAGATGTCCCCGGTGCGGATGAGACGCCCAACCCGATTAACTACGTTTCACCACCCAAGGCACATGAAGAAGAGGCACCGGAGCTGAGGAAGAGCAAAAGGTCTAGGATAATCCCTGCTGGACTTCAGGACTACAAATGTGATCCAAAGGTCAATGCAGGGCATTGCCTTCTCCCTGATATTGACCACCGTTTTACGCTAATGGAGCAGAAGGTTATGAAGGAATC GTCCATTATTCTGCCTAACGGATACTCTATGTCATCGGCTGAGTTCTTAGACATTGCCTACCGCAACACCATATTACCGACGGGG GTCGTTGACGCCCTTATCGGATTTGTATCTCGTGGCCCCGCGGTTGGTCCCAATGTTGTCATATACGACACGACCCTACCAGTTGCTCTGATGAACCACCACAATCGGTTTGTCAAGACCGCCGTCAAAGACCGTCCGAAGCTTAAGTTCGCTGACGTCCCGCTGGAGAAACACTTGGAGAAGTCGCTGGAGAGGTTATATTTCCCATTTAACATGGACAAACAACACTGGGTTGGAGTTTGTATCGATACCAAAGCGTCCACTCTCCATGTCCTTGATTGCAACACCTCGTTCCGCAGCGACAACTCCCTGAAAAAAGAGCTAAACCCTATTGCTACCCTTCTCCCATACTTTCTTAAACAGTTTGGATTTTCAGGAACCAATGccggtttcaaggcctttaccGTGTCCAGATGCAAGGGAATACCGCAAGTAACTACTCAAACTGAGTCAGGTGTCATGACGGTACTTTTGATCCAAGCTCACGCTGGGGATGGAATTGGTGCTTGCAAGGCAATCACTCAGCGTCTGCTTCCTGACGCAGCCAAACAATTGGCGGTCAAATTCTTCGATGCCATCTCGATCTAA